ACGCCACCGCGCGGCAGGCTTTACGGCCTGATGTCGACGCTCGCATGCTTCCTCCTGCTGGCTGCCGTTCAGGTTTCCGCCAAGGATATCAGCGTGAAGGACGCCGCAAGCCTGTTGCAGAATCCTCCACAGGGGCTGACCATTGTTGATGTGCGCACCCCGGCGGAATTCCGCGAGGGGCACCTTGCAGGCGCTGTCAACATGGACTTTTTCGGCGCATCCTTTGATTCGCAGATACTTGGCCTGCCCAAGGACAAGCCGGTGCTGCTCTATTGCCGCACGGGCAACCGCTCTGCCGGAGCCTACGACGCCATGGAAAAAGAAGGGATAACCAATATCCTTCACATGAATGAAGGCATCACGGGCTGGCAGAAACAAGGCCTGCCACTGCAAAAATAGCGCGCCGCTGTAGCGCAAGCAGCGTTACGGCTGGCACGGATTCTGCTTCTATTCAGGGCGGAGAGGAAGATTTTTCCTCCCCGCCCTTTTTCTTTGCCTAGGCGGATGCGCGACATACGCGCCGCAGGCAAGGCGCGCCGCGCACACGGGCGGCGCAACGCGCATACGTTTTCGCAACAGAAACGTCTTGCCGTTTGGGGTATCGGTTCCGGGCACGGGAAAATTATTCCCCCCGACAGGAGGCAGAGCATGAACTCGTCATTGTTTATCGGCGCCACGGGCATGAAAACGTTGAGTAGCGGCATGAACGTTATCTCAAACAACATCGCCAACGTGAGCACCATCGGGTACAAGCAGCAAAACGCTCTGTTCTCTGACGTTTTTTACGCGCAACAAGGGAACATAGGCGACTCGTGGGATGCGCAGACAAACTCCAAGGTTGCCCTTGGGCAGGTAGGCCAAGGCGTACAGCTGGACGCGGTGCTCACACGGTACAACCAGGGCGCTCTTGAGTCTTCCAATACCGTTACCGATATGGCCATCAGCGGCAAAGGCTTCTTTCAGGTAACGGACAAAACCGGCGAAGAGTATTACACCCGCGCGGGCGACCTCCGGCCCGACAATCAGGGAGTTTGGCGCACACCTGCTGGCATGGCCCTTATGGGGTACAAATACGCCGAGGACGGCACCAAGGGCGGTCTGGCGCAGGTTACGGTTGACAGATTCGCCAAGATGCCCGCCAAGGCCACCACGGCTGTTGATATGCGCTTTAATGTGGGACAGTCCAAAGACACTTCCAGCGACCCCACAAATCCCTATTTCAGCCTCATTGGTCAGTATAATGCCTCCAACGTGCCTCCCATGAACAGTTCCAGCTACGGCTACGGGCAGAGCATTACCCTGTATGGCGCCGACGGCACGGCCCACTCGGCCACAATCTATTTTGACGGCGCGCCTTCCACAACACCCGGAACGACTGTGGAGTACCTCATTGCCTCGGATGTCGATGCCAAGGGCGGCAAGGCCCAGCCCCTGATGGCGGGCACCCTCAGTTTCAATGCTAACGGTGAACTCTCGGGCATGTCGGCATACACCCCCAGCACTGCGGGCAGCACAAACCTTGCGGACTGGAACGCGGCCGCGCTCTCCAAGGACGGCATACCCCAGATGACGGTCAACGGTACGCCTGTCACAGTGAACCTGGGCATCACCGCCAAGAGCGGCTGGCAAAACAGTCCTGGCAATGCTGCCAGCGTGGGTACAGACCCCACGGCACTGGCGAGTATGGGCAACGCCTATACCCGCGCTGCGGATGCCACAACCAACTACACATCTTCCTCTCCTGTGACGCGCACACGCACCCAGGATGGATACGCCGAAGGCACACTGAACAACATCAGCATCAGCGCCGATGGCACGGTGGTGGGCAAGTTTTCCAACAACAAGAGCATGGATCTCTGGCAGATCCCTGTATGCCGTTTCACAAGCGAAGACGGCCTGCGCCGCGAGGGCAACAACCTCTTTGCCGCTACAAAAGATTCCGGCAATATGGAAATGGGCGTTGCGGGTACGGAAAACTACGGCAAGATAAACGCATACAACATTGAAAATTCCAACGTGGACATGTCCCAGGAAATGGTCAACATGATTGTCAACCAGCGCGGCTTTCAGTCCAACAGCAAGGTTGTGACCACGGCAGATCAGATGTTGCAAAAGGCCATGGAACTCAAACGGTAGTCATTGCATGGGCGCAGACCCTTCCTTGGTGTCATGATATTCCGGCCCCGGCATAACCGGGGCCTTTTGTATTTCTGGCAAGATACCGCTGCAAAACTGGCAAACGCAAACCATACTCAAACACTTGGACTATCCGGGCAATCCTTGCTCCGGAGCATTGCTCCGTACCTCCCCATAGGGTACAGTGTTGCTTCCTGTTGTAGATCACCCTGTAAAGAAACACTTTTTTCGCATTTTCCCGCAGGAGAGCACCCCGCATGAGCGTCGCAGCATCCCCCACCAATGGTACCGCTCTCTATGGCGTCACCGGTTGGCCGCTGGCCCAGACACTTTCGCCCCTGTTGCACAATACGGGCTTCCAGACCCTGGGCATCAACGCACTGTACCAGAAATGGGAAGTGCCACCCGAAAAACTGCCCGCCTTTGTGGAAAGTGTTCGCCTGCTTGATATTCGCGGCTGCTCCGTAACCATCCCGCATAAGGTTGGTCTTTTGCCCCTGCTGGACGAAGTCAGCCCCCTTGCACGGCAGGTGGGCGCAGCCAATACCATCTACTGGAAGGGTGACCGCCTTTGCGGCGAAAACACCGATGTGGCCGGATTCATGGCTCCGCTCGCAGATATGCCTCTTGGCGGGGCGGACGTGCTGCTGCTGGGTGCGGGCGGCGCTGCCCGGGCCGTTGCCGCTGGCCTTGCCGCGCCGGACAATGCAAAGCGCCCTGCCAGAATCTTTGTGGCCACGCCTTCCGATAAATCGCACCTGCCGCTGGCCGAAGAATTCGGCCTTACGCCCCTGCTGTGGAAAGACCGTCACGAGCCTCCGACCATGCTGGTGGTCAACACCACCCCCCTTGGCATGCGCGGCAAGGCGGAAGATGATACCCCCTACGATTTCTCGCTGGCGGGGTCACTTCCCGCCAACGGTGCTGCCAAGGCAACACCCCTTGCCTACGATATTGTGTACAACCCCCTCGAAACCCGTTTTCTGCGCGAGGCCCGCGCTGCTGGGCGTTGCTGCATATCGGGCCTTGAAATGTTTTTTGGTCAGGGCGACGCGCAGTTCCGCCTCTGGACGGGGCAGGGGCTGCCGCCCGAATCACGCCGCGCCCTTGAGGACGCCCTTGGGCAACAGCCCCAATAAACCGACATGAAAAGCGAGGCTTCCATGCGAATTCTGGTGCTGCACGGCGTCAATTTGAACATGTTTGGCAAGCGCGACCCCTCACAATATGGCACGGCCACCCTGGCGGACATTGACGCAGCGCTGCAATCGCTTGCTCAGGAATTGGGCGCAACCGTGGAATGCTTTCAGACCAACCACGAGGGCCTGATGGTGGAGCGCATCCACCAGGCGCTTGGTGAGGGTGTTGACGCAGTGGTCATCAATGCGGGCGCATGGACGCACTACAGTTATGCCATTGCTGACGCCCTAGCCATTCTGCCTGTGCCCGTAGTGGAGGTTCACATGTCCAATGTTCACGCGCGCGAGGCGTTCCGGCACCATTCTGTGCTGTCGCCAGTGTGCGCGGGCAGCGTATGCGGATTCGGCGTTGAGAGTTATCTTCTCGGGCTGCGAGCCGCGCAATCGCTGGCGGCTAAAGCCGCAGCCAAAGCGTAGTAAAGACGCAGTATATAATTTGCTGGGGTGTGAGCCTAGATTTTTGACTTTTTCTGCTGTAGCGTTGTAGATAGTCTTGTCACAGCGGCACCCCATCAGCTTCTAACCAGAGAGTTCCCATGAACGAAGCCATTAACCTGAACCGCCTGCGCGACCCCGCCTTTACGGAGGAAGTGGATGCGCACAGCGGGCAAAAAGTGTCCACCTGCTATCAGTGCGGCAATTGTACTGCCGGCTGTCCCGCAGGGTTCGTTTACGACATGCAGGTCAACCAGATCATGCGGGCGGTACAGTTGGGCTTGAAGGACGCGGTACTTGATTCGCGTTCCATCTGGATGTGCCTGTCCTGTTCCACCTGTAGCCAGCGGTGTCCCAACAACATCGATGTGGCCGGAGTCATGGAGACCCTGCGCCACATGGCCCGCAAGGAAGGCCGCGTGGCCGTTCCCAAGGTGGAGAAATTCTGGTTTTCCTTCCTGGATACGGTGCGTACCTTTGGCCGCACCCACGAAATCGGCACCATGGCACTCTACATGATGCGCTCGCTCCGCGTGTTTACCGATGTTGACCTTGCGCCCGAAGCCCTCAAAAAGGGCAAGCTGGGCCTCAAGCCCCACATTCTGCCGGGCGGGGCAGGGCCGGTTACCCGTATCTTTACGCGCTACAAGGAACGCGCCAAGCGCGAGGGGGTGCGCCCATGAATTTTGCCTACTACCCCGGCTGCTCCGCCAGGGGTTCTTCAAAAGATTACGAAATGTCCACTCAGGCTGTGTGCAAGGCCCTGGACATGAGACTTGTGGATATTCCCGACTGGAACTGCTGCGGCTCCACCCCGGCCCATGCCGTGGATACGGAACTTTCCGCCGCTCTGTGCGTTCGCAATCTTGATATTGCCGCCCAGCAAAAAGCTGAAGTTCTGCTTACCCCATGCCCCAGCTGCCTTTCCAACCTGCGCATGGCTGCCAAGCGCATGGAAAATCCCGCCTTCCGCAGCCGGGTTGACGAGCTGCTGGACGGCCCCTCCGCCAAGCAGTTTCCGCCTGTCACCTCCGTCATGCAGGGCATTGCCGCGCAGATGGAAATGGACGCCATTGCCGCCCGCGTGCGCCAGAGCCTCAAGGGGCTCAAGCTCGTGGCCTACTACGGCTGCCTCATGAGCCGCCCGGCGGAAGTGATGAACTTTGGCGACCCCGAAAATCCCACGCTCATGGAAGAAATGATGTCTGCCTGCGGCGCGGAGATGCTTGATTTTCCGCTCAAGACAGCCTGCTGCGGCGCATCGTTCGGCATTCCCGAACGCCCCATGACAGCCAAAAACTCGGGGCGCATCCTTGATCTGGCAACCCGCCTTGGCGCGGACGCCATCGTAGTGGCCTGTCCTCTCTGCCAGATGAACCTTGACCTGCGCCAGGATCAGGCCAGCGCGGCCATGGACACCAAGTTCCGTATGCCGGTGCTCTACTTCACCCAGATGATGGGCATTGCCTTTGATCTGCCGGAAGAAGAACTGGGCCTGAACAAGCTGTGCGTGAGCCCCAACGGCCTTATCCGCAAACTGGGCGAGCTGCGCCGCGAGGAAGCAGCCAAGCCCGCAGAGCAGAAGGCCAAGGCCGCTGAAGGAGGCAGGTAATGAGAATAGGCGTCTTTATCTGCCACTGCGGCAGCAACATCGCCGGAACTGTCGACTGCGCCCAGGTGGCGGCCATTGCCCGCACCTACCCGGACGTGGTCTATGCCGACGACCCCATGTACACCTGCGCCGAACCGGGGCAGGCGGCCATTGAGGCTGCCATCCACGAGCACAAGCTTGACGGCGTGGTTGTTGCCTCCTGTTCGCCCCGCATGCACGAACCCACCTTCCGCCGCACAGTGGAACGCGCGGGGCTGAACCGCTACATGCTTGAAATGGCCAACATCCGCGAGCATGTTTCGTGGATCGGCAAAGACATGGAAGCCAACACCAACAAGGCTGCCGAACTGGTGCAGCTTGCGGTGGAAAAACTGCGCAACAACAAGCCCCTGCTGGCCAAGAGCTTTGACGTCAACAAGCGCGTGCTTGTCATCGGCGGCGGCGTGGCTGGCATTCAGGCCGCGCTTGACTGCGCCGACGGCGGCATTCAGGTGGTGCTGGTGGAACGCGATGCGACCATCGGCGGCAAGATGGCAAAGCTGGACAAGACCTTCCCCACCGTTGACTGCTCGGCCTGTATTCTCGGCCCCAAGATGGTGGACGTGGCCCAGCACTCCAACATTACGCTCTACGCCTATTCCGAAGTGGAAGACATTTCGGGCTATGTGGGCAACTTTACAGTTAAAATCCGCAAGCGCACCACCTATGTGGACTGGAGCCTGTGCACGGGCTGCGGCGCCTGCACCGAAAAATGCCCGGCCAAGAAAACGCCCGACACCTTCAATGAACTGACGGGCAACACCACGGCCATCACCATTGCCTTTCCGCAGGCCATCCCCAAGAAGGCCGTCATCAATCCGCAGTTCTGCCGCCAGCTTCTCAAGGGCAAGTGCGGCGTGTGCGCCAAGGTGTGCCCCACCGGGGCCATCAAGTACGACATGGAAGATGAAGTCATCACCGAAGAAGTGGGCAGCATTGTTGCCGCCACCGGTTATGACCTCATGGACTGGACCGTGTACAAGGAATACGGCGGCGGCGCGTACCCCGACGTCATCACCTCCCTGCAGTACGAGCGCCTGCTCTCCGCATCCGGCCCCACGGGGGGGCATGTGAAGCGTCCCTCTGACGGCAGGGAACCCAAGAACATCGTCTTTGTGCAGTGCGTCGGCTCGCGCGACAAATCCGTTGGCCGTCCCTACTGCTCCGGCTTCTGCTGCATGTACACGGCCAAGCAGGCCATCCTGACCAAGGATCACATTCCCGATTCCAAGTCCTTTGTCTTCTACATGGACATCCGCGCTCCAGGGAAGATGTACGACGAGTTTACCCGCCGGGCCATGGAAGAATACGGCACGGAATACATCCGTGGCCGCGTGTCGCAGATTTACCCCGACGGCAACGGCCAGATGACGGTCATGGGCGTGGATACCCTGCTGGGCCAGCCCGTGGAAATCAAGGCCGACCTGGTGGTGCTTGCCGTGGGCGTCGAGGCCAGCAAGGGCTCGCCCCAGCTGGCGGAAAAGCTGCGTATCTCCTACGACAGCTACGGCTTCTTCATGGAAAGCCACGTCAAGCTCAAGCCTGTGGAAACCAATACCGCCGGCGTGTATCTGGCGGGCGTGTGCCAGGGGGTCAAGGACATTCCCGCCTCCGTGGCCCAGGGTTCCGCCGCTGCGGCCAAGGTTCTGGCGCTCTTCTCCAAGGACAAGCTTGAAAGCGACCCGCAGATCGCCCAGGTGGACATCCGCCGTTGCGTCAACTGCGGCAAGTGCATCCGCTGCTGCCCCTTTGGAGCCATCAAGGAAGTGGAAATCCGGGGCGAGGGCAAGGCTCAGGTCATCGAGACCGTGTGCCAGGGCTGCGGCCTGTGTACGTCCACCTGTCCGCAGGGGGCCATCCAGCTTTCACACGCTACTGACAACCAGATCCTTGCGGAGGTAAACGCCTTATGCCAGTGCTAAACGGCAAAGAACTGAGAATTGTAGGTTTTCTCTGCAACTGGTGTTCGTATGGCGGTGCGGATACGGCCGGTGTGGCCCGCGCCACCCAGCCAACCGACCTGCGCGTCATCCGTGTTCCCTGCTCGGGCCGCATTGACCCGCTGTTCATCGTCAAGGCGCTGCTCAACGGCGCGGACGGCGTGCTGGTTTCCGGCTGCCACCCGCGCGACTGCCACTATGCCGCAGGCAACTTCTACGCCCGCCGCCGCCTCGAGGTGCTCAAGCAGTTCCTGCCCGTGCTGGGCATTGACGAACGCCGCTTTGAATACACCTGGGTTTCGGCCTCCGAAGGCCAGCGCTGGCAGCAGGTGGTCACGGTCTTTACCGACCGCATCCACAAGCTCGGCCCCGCGCCCAAGCTGGAAGATCCCGAACCGTTGCTCAAAATAGCCGACATGGCGCTGACCTCCCTGCGCTCCCTCGGCACAGGGCAGAACGCCGCCCTTGCCGACCTGAAAGAAGCCATCAAGGCCAAGCTGCCCGAGCTGGACTGCGTGCTCGGCTGGCAGCAGGGCTATGACGCCGCGCATACCGTGCCCCTGTTCATGAAGACCCCCGAGGACGTGGACAAGCTGGTGTGGGGGCCCTTTAACGTCAACAACCCCGCCGTGTACCTGCCCTCGTTCAAGGGCAAGAAGGTGGGCATTGTGGTCAAGGGCTGCGATTCCCGCTCGGTGGTTGAATTGCTGCAAGAAAACCTGATCCGCCGCGAAGATGTGACCATCTTCGCCCTGCCCTGCGAAGGCACGCTGGACATGGCCCGCGTCAATCAGGATCTGGGCCGCTACACCAAGATCGACGGCGTGACCTATGACGAGGCCGGCGTGACCATCACAGCCGACGGCAAGGATCACCGCTTCTGCATGACCGACTACGCCCAGGGCAAATGCTACGGCTGCACCACGCCTTCGGCAGTGCTGGCCGACACCCTGCTTGGTCAGCCCGTCAAGGTGGACGGCGCGCCCAATACCCCGCCGGAACTGGCCCTGCTCGATTCCATGACTCTGGACGAACGGCTCGCCTTCTGGCGCGGCCAGATGGACCGCTGCCTGCGCTGCTACGCCTGCCGCAACGCCTGTCCCATGTGCGTGTGCCGCGACTACTGCGTGTCTGACAGCCGCGACCCGCACTGGATGACGCAGGAAGACAGCGCCAAGGAAAAACTCTTCTTCCAGACCATCCACGCCATGCATCTGGCTGGCCGCTGCACAGGCTGCGGCGAATGCCAGCGCGCCTGCCCCGTGGGCATTCCCATCCTGGCCCTGCGCCAACAGATTGCCCGCGCTGTGGCCCAGCTTTTTGACGGCTACCAGCCCGGCCTCAATCCGGACGAAGTGCCGCCCCTGCTGGGCTATGAAGTGGTTGAAAAGAACATTCATGAGAGGGACTGGAAATGAGCATGATCCGCTTTGTTACCCCTGACGGCTTGCCCGCGTTTCTCGCCTACCTCTCGCAGAATGGCCGCCGTGTCCTTGTGCCGGTAGAAAAGCCCGCCAACAAGCGCTCTGTGGTCTTTGAGCCGTGGCAGGAAGGCAAGCCGTTTACTCTGGAAAAGGCCACCGTGCCCGCCAAGGAAGCCGTGCTGCCCCAGTGCGAAACCCTGGTACGCTACAAAAAAACCAAGGATCCGGAAAACCTCGAGCGCGTCACCATGAGCCTGGACGACAAGCCCGAGGCTCAGCCCACCGTGGTTTTTGCCTGCCGCCCCTGCGATGCGCGGGGCTATGCGGTGCTTGACCGCCCCTACCTTAAAGGGCCTTACGCCGATCCTTACTACAAGGCGCGGCGCGAGCAGCTCACGGTGGTTACGCTCACCTGCGGCAGCGGCTGCAACACCTGCTTCTGCCACTGGGTTGGCGGCGGCCCAACCTCCCCCGAAGGCTCGGACGTGCTCATGACCGAGATCGAGGGCGGCTATGTGCTGCAAGGCATCACGCCCAAGGGCGAGGAGCTGCTGGCTGCGTCTTCCCTCTCGGAAGGGGCCGAACTCTTCCCCAAGGCGGAAGCCGCCCGCAAGGAAGCCTGGGCCAGCCTTGTGCCAGCACCCAATATCAAGAACGCGCCCGAAAAAGTGGCTGCCCGCTTTAACGACACGCAGTTCTGGCAGGATCAGACCGACCGCTGCCTCTCCTGCGGGGCCTGCACCTACTTTTGCCCCACCTGCTACTGCTTCACCATCACCGATGAGGGCGAAGGACTGAGCGAAAAAGGTGGCCGCCGTCTGCGCAGCTGGGACAACTGCATGTCCTCGCTGTTCACCCGCGAGGCCAGCGGCCACAACCCGCGCATGCTCAAGGCATTCCGCATGCGCAACCGCGTTTCGCACAAGTACTCCACCTATCCTGAAAACTGGGGTTCGTTCTCGTGCAGCGGCTGCGGCCGTTGCATCAGCAATTGCCCCGTCTGCCTGGACATCCGCTCCATCGTGCTGGCCGCCATTGAAGACGGCAACGATGACAAGAAGTCCACGGACAAGTAGGAGCAGACATGGCAACCAAGAAAACTACCGGCAAAGCCACCACTCCCAAGACTGAGTCCAAAAATACCGCCGCGCCTGAAAAGGCCGCTGCAAAGGCAGAACCCGCTGTGGATACCAAGCCAACTGCCGCCTCCAAGCCAGCCGCCAAGCCGGGCCTCAAGCCCGCGCCCGACGGCGGCATGCTGCGCGAAATCACGGCCCGTCCCATGATGCAGGGCAACCCCTACCTGCCCATGCCCGCCACCGTGGCCGAAGTCATACAGGAAACCGGCAACATCAAGACCCTGCGCGTGGTGCTGGACGATGAAGCCGCCATGAAGTCCTTTACCTACGAACCCGGCCAGGTGGGCCAGATCTCTGTATTCGGCGCTGGCGAATCCACCTTTGTCATCAACTCGCCGCCGTCGCAGAAGAACTACCTCCAGTTCTCCGTCATGCAGGCGGGCGAAGTGACCTCGGCCATCCACAGGCTCTCGCCCGGCGACAAGGTGGGCGTACGCGCCCCTCTGGGTAATTACTTTCCCTACGCCGACTGGAAGGGCAAGGACATCTTCTTTGTGGGCGGCGGCATCGGCATGGCGCCCATCCGTACCATCATGCTGCACGTGCTGGAACACCGCGCCGATTTCGGCAAGGTGAGCCTGCTCTACGGTGCACGCTCCCCGCGCGACATGGCCTTCAGCTATGAAACAGAAGACTGGCTGCGCCGCGATGATCTGGACTGCACCCTGTGCATCGACGCGCCCTTTGACGGCTGGCCGCACAAGGTGGGCCTGATCCCCAATGTGCTGCTGGAACTGAACCCCGACCCCAAAAACTGCGTGGCCGTGCTCTGCGGCCCGCCCATCATGATCAAGTTCACGGTGCAGGCCCTGCAAAAACTCAATTTTGCGCCTGAAAACATCGTGACCACGCTTGAAAAGCGCATGAAGTGCGGCGTCGGCATCTGCGGGCGCTGCAACATCGGCGGCCGCTACGTCTGCGTGGACGGCCCCGTGTTCACCTGGCAGGAATTGCAGGATCTGCCGCCGGAACTGTAAAATTCCACGGCATTCAGCATACGTCTGTTTGCGGGAGGTTCCCTTGTGATTGCCCCAGGGCAGCCATAACGGAGCCTCCTTTTTTTGCCCCAGCGCAGTTCGGCCTGCACACTCGCGCATACCACTGAACCATGCCGATTTTGCCATTGCACGTGCATTCAGCGGCAGTTGACAGGACGGGCGCAGTGGGTCAAGGAAGTACAACGCTTTCTTCAAGGGAGTATTCATGAAAAAAACGCTGATTCTCTGTTGTCTGATGCTTGGGCTGCCCGTGGCTGCTCAGGCCAGCAACGACAAGATTGATCCTTCCACCTATATCTGCGCCGAATTCATCACTCAGCCCATGACTGATGGAGGTCAGCCGCCCATATTTGAAGGCCTGCAGATTGATGGCTATGTGAGTGCCACGATGGGCAACCCCATTGCAGACCCGGAGACCCTCGCCCCCATGCTGGGCCAGGCTTACGGAGCCTGCCAGGTTGACCCCACCAAGAAGGTCGCCGCCGTTTGGCAGGAAGCCCGCAAGACTTTTCCTGTTGATACAGCGAGCACATGGCGCGCAGACAAGACCCTGTGCAAGGATTACACCGCCAACCCCGATGACGGCAGCGGCTTTGTAATCTGGCTTGACGGCTACAACCGGGGCAAGAGCGGCAAGCCCGCTTCCGTGCTTGTCAACGATGACGCGCTCAAAGCCTACCTTGACGCTTGCAGCAAAAAATCTGATTCCCTCATGCTGGACGTATTGGCTGAAAGCGCCAAGTAGCCCAATCCCGCCACAAAAATTTGAAGGCCGCAGATTGCAAAATCTGCGGCCTTTGCACTTGAGAAAAGGCAAGTACAGAGCATGTTGATTGGAAACATTACCTCCGCATGAAGGCGGTACAATGCCAAGACTGCTCTAAAAAATAACCATGTAGAGCGGAATGGTGATCATGGAAAGCAACGTCGTCAGGCTGACGGCCTGCGCCCCAAATTCCGGGTCTGTATGGTAGTGAGCACTCAAAATAGCCGCCTGGGCCATCACCGGCAGGGAAGCCTGGATGATAAAAACCTTGCCCATAAGCGCAGGCACCGGGAAGAAATAGAGCAGGCCAGTCATCACCAACGGGCCAAGCATCATGCGCCCCAGCGCCAGCAGGACCATATCCTTGCCAATCTTGATGCTGCGCAATCCCATGTCGTAGATGGAAATACCAATAAAAATCATGGCCAGCGGCGTAGTGAGATTGCCCAGTGAACGGGCAACGTTTTGCAAAAATTCGGGCAGTTCAACGCCCAGCATTGTCAGAATCAATCCCGTGATAAATCCCATGAACGGAGGGGAAAACACTTGCCTGACCCTGGTGAGCAGGGGGATTTTTCCTCTGTTTTCAGTAATATCGCATGTGATGGAGTAGACCCCCACAGTCCAGAAAAAAACTGTGCTGGCGGCATAGTACAGCAACACATAGGGAATGGAACTTTCGCCGAACAGGGCCAGATTAACAGGAATACCAATAAAAATTGTGTTTGAATTGGCCACGCTGGCGCAGAACAGGCCAAAATGCTGCCTTTTGACGCGAGCCAGCTTGGCAAGCGCAATGGCCAACGCAAAGGTGAGGGTCACAGAGCCCAACGGCAGCAGCGCCCCCTTTGCCAGCATGATCAGATCGTCCCGATGGAACGAGTGCATGATGGTGTACATGAGAAAGGGCGGCAGGGCGATCTGGGTGATCAGACGCGGCAGAACAATACGGGTTTCCGCGCCAAACCAGTTGCGCGCCGCCAGCATGAACCCCACAAAACCAAGCAGCATCAGCCCGAATACACCGCCCAGCGCATGCAAAAACGCCATGTCTCTTTATCCTTTCAAATAACCATTTCGCAATATTGGCCCAGGGGCCAGAAAACCCCCACG
This genomic window from Desulfovibrio sp. UIB00 contains:
- a CDS encoding 4Fe-4S dicluster domain-containing protein, whose product is MSMIRFVTPDGLPAFLAYLSQNGRRVLVPVEKPANKRSVVFEPWQEGKPFTLEKATVPAKEAVLPQCETLVRYKKTKDPENLERVTMSLDDKPEAQPTVVFACRPCDARGYAVLDRPYLKGPYADPYYKARREQLTVVTLTCGSGCNTCFCHWVGGGPTSPEGSDVLMTEIEGGYVLQGITPKGEELLAASSLSEGAELFPKAEAARKEAWASLVPAPNIKNAPEKVAARFNDTQFWQDQTDRCLSCGACTYFCPTCYCFTITDEGEGLSEKGGRRLRSWDNCMSSLFTREASGHNPRMLKAFRMRNRVSHKYSTYPENWGSFSCSGCGRCISNCPVCLDIRSIVLAAIEDGNDDKKSTDK
- a CDS encoding FAD/NAD(P)-binding protein — protein: MLREITARPMMQGNPYLPMPATVAEVIQETGNIKTLRVVLDDEAAMKSFTYEPGQVGQISVFGAGESTFVINSPPSQKNYLQFSVMQAGEVTSAIHRLSPGDKVGVRAPLGNYFPYADWKGKDIFFVGGGIGMAPIRTIMLHVLEHRADFGKVSLLYGARSPRDMAFSYETEDWLRRDDLDCTLCIDAPFDGWPHKVGLIPNVLLELNPDPKNCVAVLCGPPIMIKFTVQALQKLNFAPENIVTTLEKRMKCGVGICGRCNIGGRYVCVDGPVFTWQELQDLPPEL
- a CDS encoding AEC family transporter codes for the protein MAFLHALGGVFGLMLLGFVGFMLAARNWFGAETRIVLPRLITQIALPPFLMYTIMHSFHRDDLIMLAKGALLPLGSVTLTFALAIALAKLARVKRQHFGLFCASVANSNTIFIGIPVNLALFGESSIPYVLLYYAASTVFFWTVGVYSITCDITENRGKIPLLTRVRQVFSPPFMGFITGLILTMLGVELPEFLQNVARSLGNLTTPLAMIFIGISIYDMGLRSIKIGKDMVLLALGRMMLGPLVMTGLLYFFPVPALMGKVFIIQASLPVMAQAAILSAHYHTDPEFGAQAVSLTTLLSMITIPLYMVIF